Within the Thalassotalea ponticola genome, the region CGTTCAAACTGATGATCGCCGTTGTCTATGCTACCGTCACTTTCAGAGCGAGAGTACTCGCCCTCAACACCCCAGCTGCCTTGGGCTGAATTGCTTGGCCACGTGTACGCGCTATACAGGCGCTGTATGTTAAAGCCATTATTGCCGAAGCCTGCCGATAAGCCGCCACCGGTATTAATCTGTTTCCATTGATACGACACACTACCCACCGAACTGTTAACGCCGTATAAAGCGTTATCGACACCGGTTAAAATTGCCGCAGCGGTTAACATTTCTGGGGCAATCGGGATTTCAGCAAAATAGTGTCCGGTTTGCGGATCGTACAGTGTTGCGCTGCCTACGCGAAATCCGGTGTTTTCAAAAATACCACCGCGAATGGTCACGTCAGCCTGAGCTTCTGCCATATTGCGCGACTGTAAATCAACACGAGGGTCATACTCTAAGTTAGAGATCGGAGAGGCAAATGTTCCCACGGGAAGCGTATTGGCGGTTACCTTGCCTTCAACCGTGATATTTTCAATATTATCAGTGTTTGTTTCGGCATTGGTATCAGCCAAAGAGACCATGGAGATGGCACTTAATACCAAGGTGTTGACAGCTCGGAGCATTATATTTCCTTTTACACTATTTTTATTTTCAAATTTGCAGTTAGCCGCAGTGGCCGTCTGTATACCATTGCAACAATCGATATACTGAGACTTGGCGTGCGACAAAGCGTGGCTGCATTATAGTGATTTGCTATGTCGCGTTAAGGCTTGAGTCGGCAAATGGTTTACCAATGGTTGATTTTTAAGCGGTGGGGGCGTTATACTAGGTACAGTGTCTTGGTCTAGTATACTGAGAGCCTTGGCGATGACTTGAATCTACACCGAGTATTGCTTGATGGTTTTTCTCACTGATGGCAGCATTCGTCGACTAACCGGCACGACTTGCTCGTTGCTCAGGTGCAAATTGTTTCCCCCGTCCGCTGTATTGCTACTCAAACAAGATACCTGTTCGAGATTAACAATAAACGAGCGGTGCACTTTTAAGAAGGTCGACGGTAGTGCAGTTTCTAATTGCTTAAGCGTACCCGAATACAACACTTGTTTTTGATTTGACATGTGTACCTGTACGTAGTCGCCAGAGGCTTGGCAATAGGCGATATCTGATGTGCTAATAAAGTGGGTTTTACCACCAACCGAGGCTTCTATTTTGGTTGGCGTTTGCTGTTCTGCTTGTTGTGCTAAACGATACTCTAACTTAGCAATTAATTGTTGATCTTTGTTGCGTTCCAATTGCAGTAGCGTCAGCTCTTGGGCGTGTCGGTTAAAGATAAACATCAGTAATACACCAATGATCACAAAGTGGATGATTTCGTGAAAACCCGATGCGCTGTAAACTATGGTCATGGCGATAATACTTTGTACAATCAACCATTTGAGTAAATTTTTATCTTTTGACCGGCGCCAGCAAAGCCAAATTTGCACTATGCCCACCAACAGCGGCACAAATATCGCCAACGTGGTTTTGGTATCGAATCCCGGTATAAATAAAATCGCTAATATTGACGCAAAAGCACCCGTATAAATCCAGTGTAAGGCGTTTTTGGGGTGCGTTTTAATGGAGCTGTAAGTGAGTAATAACACACCCAGCACAAACGAACACAAGGTGACGACCACTAACCGCACATCGTGATATGGGTAGCGATAATCCAAAATTCCCCGGGATAACTCGGTAAACAATTGAATAGCGGCGATAAAACACAGTGCAGTAAACAGTTTAAAGTTTACAATACTCGGTTGTTTAAGGCTCAGCATGAGAAAATACACACCACCTAACACAAAGGCCCCAACCAGTACTAATCCCCATGCTGAATAGCGTTGCACAAAGGACTTGGGATCCGCATATCCGCCAAAACCGATAAGGTGGATTGGGTGATCGAGCGACACCAGACTTCGATGACCCGACAAATGCATCACCAGTTGATTGTTTTTGGCTTTAATTAGATGTTCAGGAATAAAGAAAACGGTGTCCATATGCCCTGATAGTTCATCTTGTTCGCTGTTGGCCGGAGTGCCATTTGTCCCTAACAGCGTATCATTTAGGTAGACGACACTGGATGCTTTACCAAACAGGTAAAGTCCGTATGGGGCGGCAAACATTGCGGTTGCTTCGGGCTCGTCAAAGCTAAATTTAATCCAGAGTTCGCGTTGTTGAGGATCAATGCTGGCAAGTACAGTTTCACCACATTGCGGTTCATTAAACTCGGGTAACTGTTGTTTTGGCTGGTCAAATTCACATACGGTTACGGCTGTAGAATGAGAAAACGGCACCACCCATTCACTCGCTTTAGCCTCAGTAATGCTTGCGGCAAGAATAAGGGTAAAAAATAAAAATGTGATATATTTCAACTTTATGAGTGACATATTTTGGCCAACCGTTTACCGAAAATACCATACCGTTTGTCCATTCACCACGATTTTATTGGCCTTTGACCGAATAAAACTCGCATTGCTCAGAGCTTAGCCTTTTAATGAACACAAATTGAAAGGAGACGCATATGAAACTTAAATTATTACCACTTACTGCCTTAACCTTAACGTTATCGTTACTGCCACAGGTACACGCAACGCCGTATAAAAATGAAACACCGATAACATTTAAAGCTCATAGTGGTGAGACCACAGACGCTTATGAAGGCCATTTTTTTGTACCTGAAAATCGCGCAAAGCCAAATTCGCGTTTGATTCGGGTTGACTATGTTCGCTTTCCTGCACTGAATGAAGCGAAGGGTTATCCCACCGTGTATTTGTCTGGTGGTCCTGGCGGTTCAGGTATTGGTACCGCACAAGCACGCCGCTACCCAATGTTTCAGGCAATGCGCGAGTTTGGTGACGTAATCGCTCTCGATCAAAGAGGCACTGGCCGCTCACAACGAGCGCCTAGATGTGAATCGAATTATCGCGTGCCATTGGACAAGGTGGTTAGCCAACAACAGATTGTCGAAAGTTACCGCAATGCGGCCGAGCAATGTTTTGCAAACTGGCAGGAGCAAGGTTGGGATATTCATGGTTACACCACCGAGCAAAACGCATTAGATCTTGAATCGCTGCGTCAACATCTCAACGCCAAAAAAGTGAATTTGTGGGGCATTTCATATGGCTCTCATTTAGCCATGGCGGCGATGCGAAATATTCCTGATGCACTCAATAAAGTGATAATAGCCAGTGCCGAGGGATTGGATCAAACGGTTAAACTACCGGCGCAAACAAATCAATATTTTCAGTCTGTACAGTCGATCATTGACCAACAGCCGCTGGGTAAAGACGTTACCGATTTACCCCAACTTATGCGTTCGGTACACGAGAAACTGTTAAAGCAGCCGATTGCCCTGTCTGTTACAACGCAACAGGGCGGCGAGTTGTCGATATTATTTCAACCTCACCACATACAAATGCTTGCCAGCATGATGATCGCTGATCCGAATCAGTACGTGGCGATGCTCGTGCAAATGTATCGCGAGCTTGATCAAGGTAAAACGACCGTGATCGAGTACATTCTGCAACAAGGTGTGTTTAACAACCAACCCATTGGTTTTGATTTAATGCCTCTGGCGATGGATGTGGCATCGGGTATGTCACCGGCGCGTGCAACACAAGTTGATGAACAGCTAAAAAGCGCATTATTGGGGCAATGGTTAAACTTCCCAATGCCAGCGCTTAATCGCATCGATACGGATTTAGATTTAGGTGACGATTTTAGAGCGCCGTTGACGTCAAACGTGCCCACCTTGTTGTTTACTGGCACGCTTGATGGTCGCACCTACCCACAAGAACAAACCGAGGCGGTAGCTGGGTTGAGTCAATTAACCCAAATCACGGTAAAGCACGCAGGACATAACTTGTATATGTCATCTCCTGAGGTGTTTGAGCGAATGCGCGCATTTATGCTAGACAAACCCGTTGACCAAACGGCTATTGAACTGCCGTTACCGGATTTGGCGTTCAAACCTCAGTAAGCGCAATGAGTTTATAAAAGTAGCCTTTTATCCTGCTGGGTAAAAGGCTACTTATTTGCGTTGATTGATGTAGCCATTGCAGTGGTGCTTACTCCAGTGTACCGAGGAGAAAGAGCCAAAATTTTTTAATAATGTATTATCTAATATTGTGCATTATTGCTCTGGTACGTGTGTTGCTATTTCTGTATCACCAACAAAAATTCACTTCGTTAATTCCTTTTCCCATGTGGCCCCTAAAATGCCACTGAACAGCGGCGCAAAGAGTAACCACAGCCAAGGCATTGGCGATGGGTTAAACCTGATTAAGCGAGTTGCTGAACTTTGTGGTTGGTCAGTTAATGTGGCTACTACAAATGATGAATTTCATTTGTCGATTCAGATAACCGCAGATGAGATTTGAACTAACGAAATAGGCCACATACCAGCAAGCCTGTAACGATTCTAATTACTAGCGGTAGTTATTTTCACTGTGTATGGTTAAGCGCACGCAGTGCTTTTTTGCCTTTTTGAACCTTCCAATAGCCGTAGTAAAACATCAAACTTATCCAAGTGACGCTCCAACACACTACGTACAGCCACTGTTTACTTGACGTGATCAACGGCTCAGCGGAGAACCACTGTTCAATGACAAATACCAAAAGCATCGATGCTGTGACAATGAGATTGGCTAAATTAAACAGTTTGCCGACTTTTATGTCGCTGTTGGCACGAGCGATGAGATAATGGTGATACGCGTTGGTGTCGGCGGTTAACGCCTGTTCACTGCGTTTGCGAATATTAAAAAATTGCCAGCCTAACCAAACGCCAAATACACACGCGATAGCTAACCACGCTAACACTACCGCAGAGGCACCGCGTTGCCACATAATAATAAACATGCCAACTAAGACTAAATTACCTAACAAATCGGCAGCAAAAATAAGCGCATTGTTGCGTTTGGCTTTTTTGCCAATGCGTTCTAATTGGTTAGCAGTTGGGCCATTATCAGGCTCTATTGAACGCCAAATATCTGCTAAATTTAGTTGCGATTTATCGTCATTGTTCATTTAAACTCACCTGTAATTTTTGCTTACCGCGATTGATAAGGGCGCCGACATTACTCGCACTTAAACCGGTAATTTCTGCGATTTGCTGATAACTAAACCCTTCGAATAATAGGCTTATTACTTGTTTTTGATTTAACGATAGCGAGCGCATGGCATTGATCAGTGCTTGTTGTTGTCGGCTCTCACTCCCAGTTACTTGAGAAACTGAAATGCCATCGGTGTCCATATCTATCGTGGGCACTTTTTTCACCTGATAGCTCACGTGATTAACCGCTTGGTTATGAGCAATGCGATAGACAAAGGCTTTTACTGCCGATTCATCGCGACAATGAGGCAGGGCTCGCCAAATTGCCAAGCCAATTTCTTGCATTAACTCTTGCTGTTCTTCAGGATTCGCCTCATAACTGCGTACCAGCCGGCTAATACCTGTTTGGTGCTCCTGCCAAAGCGATTTGAAATCCAAGGTAATGTCCTATCCCGCTAACTTACTTGCAAACAACAATGCAACCACCACTAAGATAACTTCTAACGCAATATAAGCGCCCCCTAATTGCACCAGACGTTTGGTCCAAGGGCTTGATTTTAATTTCAATTTTATTTGTTCTAGGCTCATGGTGACTCTCCAAGTTAACGTATCACCTATTAAGTCTTCAATAATTTTTATTTATTACACTGTAATAAAATTTTTATTTTCAAGACTAGATAATTAACACCATTAGTGAGCACCGCTACCGAGTGTACTCAGCAACACATTACTTAGGAGTTAGTTATGTTAGAAAAAATTATCTTAATAACAGTATTAACCGCGTTTATTCTGGTTTTAGCCTACGTCGATAAAAAGTATCAGTTAGGCTTAACTGACGACACTGCATCAACCGACCACAAAAAGCCATCAACACACGACACTAAGCAACTGCAAAAACGCATTGAAGTACTAGAAAAAATTGTTACCGAGCCCAGCTATGAATTAAACCAAGAGCTTGAAAAGATGGCGAAGCGTTAGGGGATTTTTTACCTACGCTTTGCGTGATTGAAGAGAGTTTTTTAATAGGAAGTAAATTAACAAGCGATATAAGCTAACGAAGTGTTACAACGTCAGCCTAATGAATTTTTTATGATCCTAAGCTAGTTACTTTACGATTGCAGAGTAACCGCTTGAATATAAATCAATACCCTGTAACTATAGCTATCTAAGAAGGAACTAGGCAAGAGCGCATGAATCAAACAGGAATTTACGAGCAACTCATTACTAACTTAATATCTGGTCAATTAAACCGTGATAAATTTTATGTTGGCGATAAGGTACTCGAGCAAGCCGATGCAGCTGTTTGGTTATCTCGCTTTTTGTCGAGAGTGATTGAGTATGCAGTTAACTGCCTACCTTCCGGTGATGATCAGCTTCAGCGCCAGATTGAGTTATCTAACGAGCTTATTCTGTGGCTTAAAGACAAACTTCAGGGCGACGACTTTTTTGATGAGAACTTGCTTGAAGGGCAGGGAAAAATACTCACTGCACTTTACGAATTGGAAAATCCAGTAGCTTCAGACTTAAAAAAGTACGTTGAAGGTATATTTCCGCTAACTGGCCTCACGCAAAGTGAACTGTTCTGTGGTAGCAATGCTGGTTTGTCGCTAGAGAGTGAGTTAAAACGAGAGATCTTATCGTCCGACACAATTTATTGGCTGGTGTCATTTATTAAGTGGGCGGGTATTCGAATTTTTCGTAACGAACTTGAAGAGTTTACACGAAGTGGGCGGAAATTAAAGGTAATCACGACTTCCTATATGGGAGCAACAGATGCCAAAGCGGTGGAGTTTTTAGCATCATTACCTAATACAGAAGTTAAGCTTAGTTACAATACTCAGCGCGAGCGTTTGCATGCTAAAAGCTATTTGTTTTTGCGTAATACCGGCTTTAATACGGGTTACATTGGTTCATCAAACTTATCTCATTCTGCTTTAACTAGTGGCCTAGAGTGGAATCTAAAAATAACGTCCCAGGAAATTCCACATATTATTGACCGTTCTATCAATACATTTGAGGCATATTGGAACTCAACTGAATTCGAAGTATTTGACGGCAAATTAGCAGCGAAAGAAAAGTTAACAACAGCACTAAAGCAAGCGCGGATTGGTGACGGCGGAAATGAATCATCGGTGCATTATTTTGAAATTAAGCCATTTACTCATCAAAAAGAGATCCTCGAGCAGCTTGAAGTCGAGCGGTCGTTACATAAGCGATATAAGAATCTCGTGGTCGCGGCTACGGGAACAGGTAAAACGTTAATATCGGCTTTCGATTTTGCTCGTTTCTTAAAGTTGAAGCCGAACGCTAAATTTTTATTTGTGGCCCATCGCTTAGAGATCTTAAAGCAAGCTCGATTAGCATATCGCGGCGTGTTAAAAAATGCAGATTTTGGTGACTTGTGGGTAGGCAAGTACAAACCTGAGCGTTATGAACAATTGTTTGCGTCTGTACAAACGCTAAATAACCAATTATCCGATCTAAACTTATCTGCGGATTATTATGACTATATAGTCATAGATGAAGTGCATCATGTAGCCGCCAGTTCTTACCGCAGTATTTTAGCTCGATTTGAACCGCAAATTTTACTTGGTTTAACGGCCACACCAGAAAGGCATGATGGATCTAACATTCTTGATGACTTTTGCGGTGTTATTGCGGCAGAGATAAGATTACCTGAAGCAATCAATCGTCGTCATTTATGCCCGTTTCAGTATTTTGGTATCGATGATGATACAGATCTTCGCAATATCAGTTGGAGTCGAGGTCGCTACGACATAGCGCAGCTTACCAATCTTTACACGCATAACCAGCAGCGAGTTAACAAAATATACCAAACCCTACAGGAACTCATAACCTCAATAAGTAACATGCGAGCGCTGGCGTTTTGTGTCAGCAAAGAACATGCTGAATATATGCGTAAACAATTCATGCTCAAAGGTGTTAAATGTGATTCTTTAACGAGTGACAATAGCCAAGACAGAGGGCAAAAGCAGCAGGCTCTTAGAAGTGGCGAAATAAACATCTTGTTTGTTGTCGATATTTTTAATGAGGGTGTGGACATTCCTGAGGTAGATACACTGCTGTTTTTGCGCCCAACAGAAAGCCTTACCATATTTTTGCAGCAACTGGGACGAGGCTTGCGCTTAGCTGATGATAAAGAAATTTGCACGGTATTTGATTTTGTTGGCAATGCTAATGCCGATTATGACTTTGCACATAAGTTTCGAGCGCTGGTGGGTAAAACCGATGGCGCTATCAGTGATGAAATCAAAAATGGATTTCCTCATGCACCGCTAGGCTGTCGAATTG harbors:
- a CDS encoding LytTR family DNA-binding domain-containing protein, whose protein sequence is MSLIKLKYITFLFFTLILAASITEAKASEWVVPFSHSTAVTVCEFDQPKQQLPEFNEPQCGETVLASIDPQQRELWIKFSFDEPEATAMFAAPYGLYLFGKASSVVYLNDTLLGTNGTPANSEQDELSGHMDTVFFIPEHLIKAKNNQLVMHLSGHRSLVSLDHPIHLIGFGGYADPKSFVQRYSAWGLVLVGAFVLGGVYFLMLSLKQPSIVNFKLFTALCFIAAIQLFTELSRGILDYRYPYHDVRLVVVTLCSFVLGVLLLTYSSIKTHPKNALHWIYTGAFASILAILFIPGFDTKTTLAIFVPLLVGIVQIWLCWRRSKDKNLLKWLIVQSIIAMTIVYSASGFHEIIHFVIIGVLLMFIFNRHAQELTLLQLERNKDQQLIAKLEYRLAQQAEQQTPTKIEASVGGKTHFISTSDIAYCQASGDYVQVHMSNQKQVLYSGTLKQLETALPSTFLKVHRSFIVNLEQVSCLSSNTADGGNNLHLSNEQVVPVSRRMLPSVRKTIKQYSV
- a CDS encoding DUF3427 domain-containing protein gives rise to the protein MNQTGIYEQLITNLISGQLNRDKFYVGDKVLEQADAAVWLSRFLSRVIEYAVNCLPSGDDQLQRQIELSNELILWLKDKLQGDDFFDENLLEGQGKILTALYELENPVASDLKKYVEGIFPLTGLTQSELFCGSNAGLSLESELKREILSSDTIYWLVSFIKWAGIRIFRNELEEFTRSGRKLKVITTSYMGATDAKAVEFLASLPNTEVKLSYNTQRERLHAKSYLFLRNTGFNTGYIGSSNLSHSALTSGLEWNLKITSQEIPHIIDRSINTFEAYWNSTEFEVFDGKLAAKEKLTTALKQARIGDGGNESSVHYFEIKPFTHQKEILEQLEVERSLHKRYKNLVVAATGTGKTLISAFDFARFLKLKPNAKFLFVAHRLEILKQARLAYRGVLKNADFGDLWVGKYKPERYEQLFASVQTLNNQLSDLNLSADYYDYIVIDEVHHVAASSYRSILARFEPQILLGLTATPERHDGSNILDDFCGVIAAEIRLPEAINRRHLCPFQYFGIDDDTDLRNISWSRGRYDIAQLTNLYTHNQQRVNKIYQTLQELITSISNMRALAFCVSKEHAEYMRKQFMLKGVKCDSLTSDNSQDRGQKQQALRSGEINILFVVDIFNEGVDIPEVDTLLFLRPTESLTIFLQQLGRGLRLADDKEICTVFDFVGNANADYDFAHKFRALVGKTDGAISDEIKNGFPHAPLGCRIELSKQTQDVVLRNIRNATLSRQRLVGLARSFSRDSTLDFNLANFIKVYPQVEIEALYKRLSWTELCLEAGLLNEAEPEIIRHFARMVKTRLLVCDDHEYLISLHSFATVGTIASELHQLMLHYDFWQQSGKKLGFEDVNDSLNKLEHSWLKAELASLASVLIDRIHHKQESMPLMKEHSIKLHARYAREQILVGFGATTFDTQPSSREGVYNIKDQNIELMFVTLNKNDKQFSPTTMYHDYAINERLFHWQSQNSTRPDRGKGLEYITHKENGKRLFLFVREQTNDEYGRTVGFVNFGEVEYVSHTGSQPMSITWKLRNPMPAFMWKQAAKLAMA
- a CDS encoding alpha/beta fold hydrolase yields the protein MKLKLLPLTALTLTLSLLPQVHATPYKNETPITFKAHSGETTDAYEGHFFVPENRAKPNSRLIRVDYVRFPALNEAKGYPTVYLSGGPGGSGIGTAQARRYPMFQAMREFGDVIALDQRGTGRSQRAPRCESNYRVPLDKVVSQQQIVESYRNAAEQCFANWQEQGWDIHGYTTEQNALDLESLRQHLNAKKVNLWGISYGSHLAMAAMRNIPDALNKVIIASAEGLDQTVKLPAQTNQYFQSVQSIIDQQPLGKDVTDLPQLMRSVHEKLLKQPIALSVTTQQGGELSILFQPHHIQMLASMMIADPNQYVAMLVQMYRELDQGKTTVIEYILQQGVFNNQPIGFDLMPLAMDVASGMSPARATQVDEQLKSALLGQWLNFPMPALNRIDTDLDLGDDFRAPLTSNVPTLLFTGTLDGRTYPQEQTEAVAGLSQLTQITVKHAGHNLYMSSPEVFERMRAFMLDKPVDQTAIELPLPDLAFKPQ
- a CDS encoding RNA polymerase sigma factor; the protein is MDFKSLWQEHQTGISRLVRSYEANPEEQQELMQEIGLAIWRALPHCRDESAVKAFVYRIAHNQAVNHVSYQVKKVPTIDMDTDGISVSQVTGSESRQQQALINAMRSLSLNQKQVISLLFEGFSYQQIAEITGLSASNVGALINRGKQKLQVSLNEQ